The DNA sequence ACGAACGCGCCGCGTTTTTCTTTGAATACGGGAAATTTGAACTCAGGTTTCGGCGGTTTCTTGCCATCGAGTACTAATTTGATCGTCCGGCGAGCAATTTCCAACAGTTCTTTTTTTTCTTCATTGGTGAGACCGCTTTCCACACCCACTTTTTTCTCCTTTTTTTCAGTCGATTTTTTGTAAATCGCCACCGAGCCGTAGCCGACAACGTAGCCGCCTTTTGAACGCATGACATCGTTTGAATTTGTCTGGTAAATAATTTCCGCCGCATCGGCCCCTAAATTTTTTGCCACAATTTCCGCGACAACAATTCCGCCGGCGCCGCACGCTTTGAACTCATCGCTATTAAAACCGCGCAGCAATTTCTCCGGCGCCAATTTAACAATCTCCTGCAAAGTTTTATTGTCCGTGGCAACACAGTCATCGTAAGAATAGCCGTGGTACAAATCGCTACTCGCGACAAGCAAAACGTTTTTTCCTTTGACGGCGTTTGTGATTGCGTCCGCTAATTTTTTGCAATTTTTCCAGGAATAATCCCACAGCACAATGGGAACGATTTTCAAGTCAGGAATTACCGTCTGCAAAAACGGCAACTCAATCTCCAGCGAGTGCTCCTGCCGGTGACCTTCCCAGGTGAAACGAATCGACTCGTCGTAAGCAATAATCGCATTGGCGATTTCTTTATTCACCGGGACAACTCCCAGTGGTGTTTCGTAACCGTCGAGATTAAAAACTGACGCGCCGTAAAAAGCTTCGTGATGACTGGGAGCGAGCACAATGACAGCATCGTATTTTTTTCCCTGAACCTGTTTGTAGGAGTGAGCCGCCGTAAATCCTGAATAGGCATATCCGGCATGCGGAGCAATGAGCGCGATGATCTCACCGTTGATATCCGCCACTTTTGCATTTTCGAGAAAATATGAAACTTCTTTGCGCAATTGATCGGGATCGCCGGGATACCAGGTCCCCGCAACAACTGCTTTTCTGATATTTTGCGATTCCATATTCTTCTTCTCGACCTCCTTGTTGGGTTGCGATTTGCACTG is a window from the Calditrichota bacterium genome containing:
- the amrB gene encoding AmmeMemoRadiSam system protein B, which codes for MKPLRLAAVCLIFTLISSLQCKSQPNKEVEKKNMESQNIRKAVVAGTWYPGDPDQLRKEVSYFLENAKVADINGEIIALIAPHAGYAYSGFTAAHSYKQVQGKKYDAVIVLAPSHHEAFYGASVFNLDGYETPLGVVPVNKEIANAIIAYDESIRFTWEGHRQEHSLEIELPFLQTVIPDLKIVPIVLWDYSWKNCKKLADAITNAVKGKNVLLVASSDLYHGYSYDDCVATDNKTLQEIVKLAPEKLLRGFNSDEFKACGAGGIVVAEIVAKNLGADAAEIIYQTNSNDVMRSKGGYVVGYGSVAIYKKSTEKKEKKVGVESGLTNEEKKELLEIARRTIKLVLDGKKPPKPEFKFPVFKEKRGAFVTLNKRGMLRGCIGYVLAFKPLEETIIDMAQAAAFRDPRFNPVTPDEFNDLEIEISVLTPVREIKNIDEIEVGKHGIIIERGMNSGLLLPQVATEYGWDRETFLEHTCQKAGLPRDAWKEEGTKIKIFSADVFHE